cttgaacttgtcAATGGAATTTGCAATTCTCCACTGTTCAAACTTATCAATGAACCAGTTTTCTACCCCCAATACCTGGTTGATTTGATTATACTTATCAGGGTAGTTCTGCAACAATTCGCTGGGAAATCTGGGTCGGGAGCTGTTACCAAATCCAGGCATGTCAATCACATGAAGTCTCAGTCCTGGTTTTGATTTCACCAACGCCTCGAAGTTCTTCACAAAGTACCCTGACGCCGCCATGTAACCATGCATTATGACAATGGTTTCAGATGGTGCACCGTGTCTGTTTTCAAGGTTGAACTCGTGAATAAAGTTACCATCTTCCAACTCTGtgtctttgaaagaaccCACAATTATCCCATCTTGGGTGTATTTGGGAAGTTCTCCAGGCTTGTTAATCTTTATGTCATCACTGAGGATAGCCATGTAGAGGTCATACTCGATGAGGAGGTTTTTTATTCTTGCTGTTTGGTATGCTGGAGTGTTTTCGGTAGGCTTCATGAGGGCGGAGGAGGTGGTCCACCAATCGTTAATCGACTGAAACAATGACACGctgttgatatcattaGTGCTAAGCGCACCAGGGGGTGTCTGGGCCCGGTCTCCCATCACATCGATAGACTGCTGGATGATAGACATTAGGTTGAGTACTATATGCGATAAGGAGTTCTGCGAACAATGCGCGTGCGAGCTTATCACGAGCATGAGACTTTGCATGAGTGCAAGAAATTACATAGCGAGACTTTTCACCAGTGAAATTAAACATAGCAATTTCAGTAGGTTGATATTAATATAGTTCTACCCACAAGAGTGATATTCTCCGTTTTGCACTTCGGCTATCGTATTATCCATTAATCATTCACTCTATATAATATTCACATACAAAAGATATCTCTAATGATCTTACCTCTACGTGCTCTTAGGAAGCTCGGTGTATGGAGGTGGGCTGGCAATCACCTCATCACTTACTGCCCCATAGTTGGGCTGAGATGAGCTGGAAGGTTCCTGGTTAATGACGGTGTTGtgctggtgatggtgatggtgatggtgacCCTCGGAGCCAGCACCGTGGCCCTGTTCCAAGTCGCCATTATGAATGTAGTAAATCTTAGACTGGGTATGAACCGTGTAAGGAGGGTATTTGGCAATAATGTACCATGAATGGATCAATCCTGGAAAGTATCCTAAAATACACAAtaagatgttgatgaaggagTCGGCAGAACACACCCCTCTTCTTATCCATACGGGCAAAGGTGGGAACAATACCGAGATAATGATAAGGCAAAGATCAGATAAGCAACCGCACATGTTTAAACTTGTAGAATAATGAGGTTAAGGCAGGGAAAAACGATGGTTTATATATTTGAGGAATTTAAATGATCTTCGCAGGGTCGTGCACAAGAGATGAAACCGGCCATCCGGCGGATCATGGGTGTAAAAGGCATTTACCGGCGTTGGAAACCAGCTCTCTCGGGCCTTAAAAAATAGGAGCATTTGTTTCCTGTACTACAGATATTACAAGTACCAGGTCTTATTGGTCCCACAcatatttttggtggaaataCGTGCATGTCTTTTTCTTCTGCTATTTGCAGACATCTCAGATTCGCAAGTCGCATCAATAAAATCTATCTAGTACTGGAAGGCAAATGTCGAGTATATCCTTCAACGTGCGCCACGAGAAAGATACCAAGCGTGTGACTATCACCAGAAACTCGGCTGTCGGCGATCTTTTGCAATTGGCATGTTCCAAGTTTGGGTTGGCTAGCGGTGAATTGATTTAtaacaagaagatgttgGATGTGTCGCTACCCATCAAGTTTACTAATCTTTTAAATAATGGGACTCTTGAACTAAAGGCAAAGACTTTGATCCAGAAGACAATTGTTGTGAAAGTGGTGTTCCCCGACAACTCGGCTGTGATCAAGAAAGTGTCAAATACGATGAAATTGGCGGATTTGGTGTCGGAATCTGGTATCACCACCCCTACAAATGAATTATCTGTGGGCTATTTACAGAAATCGGTGCTTGCCAGCGACAATGAATCGAAGGAGTTGCATGAACTCATAGGTGATGTGGAAAATGCGGTGTTGAGGTTTGGTGTGTTGAAGGATGTGAGTGTTGAACAACGTTTGGTTGTGGAGCGCCAGTTGAAATTGCAGCAGCAGCGGCAGGAAGTGAAAAAACAGAAGCTTGAAGAGGAAAATGATAGAAAGCTGGAGAGTATGAGAGATTTGGCGGTGTTGgagctgaagaagatcctGGATAATCAGACGGTACTGGAAATTGAACTGGAAACCCAAAGGGACAAGCCGTCTGAAAGTGATGATATGGAGGTCGACCCTCAGACTCGAGAACTAGAATTATCGGTTGACCCTTGGAACCAGGCACCAGAAATATCGGTTGACACAAAAGTTAAGCTGTCCACAAAAAAATCTGTCGAAACAACCGTAACAGCTCCTACATCAACTGACAAAGCATCTGTATCATCCACAGAAACAGCTCAAGACTCCGACGTGGTGTACAAGCCCACCAGTGTGCACATATACGAAAATCCTGATGAGGACTACGAGTTTACTGCTGCTCATGCTCGAATCTACCAaaacttggtcaaataCAAGAACCCTAAACGCAAAGCACAGACCAAACAAAAGTTGGAAGCCATATACAAGTTCCGTATAAAGTTCCCCAACAGCTATATTCTTGAAGTGCACCTTTCTAACACCTGTAAGTTCGGAGAGctcatcaagaagatagATACTTATGTTGCTGACGACTTTAAATCCAACtacatcttgaagttgagttATCCGCCCTTCAAAAAGTATGAAATTTCATTTGCACTCAACGGTACTCCATTGgctgaaattgaagagtttgacTCCCAGATCTTGCTTATATTCGAACCCAACATCCCTGGTACTAGCTTCTTGAATGGCAGTGTCAACGAAAAGGAGTTTAGTGACATGCCTGAAATTCAACTCGAAGAACACAGACACAGTTTACCGGAAGATGACACGTCTTCGAAGCTGAAATCTAGTTCGGGAGGCAAGAAGACTCCTAAATGGCTTAAACTTGGGAAGTAAACGATATAGGGgattggagttgttgaacagaAAACTAACATGGAACGTTCACAGTAATAGCATATTCATCGAACATTCATCGAAATTGAAGCTTGATTCAAGTTGACTGAATATTATGAATTTCCACTACCTTCCAAAGGTTTTGTCTATGACTCTTAAATTTACGTTCAAACCAGATTTGAGCATATCCAGATAACTAACTAACCAACGAACCATTTTTCCCTTAATTGTGGTAATCTGAGTAACATCTTCTAGTCTGTCCCAAATTAGATACTGACATCAACATGACTTTAGTCAAATATACTCCTATACTCATTCACTGTTATTTCGTATACACTTTTCCCATTTACGAACATGTTCTACTCTCATGCAGTACCGGCGGTCGATAAAATGGGTTATATGCCTCACCCAACCTTAACGGGGAGTTGGAGCAGTATGGTGAATTTCGCGTGCGGCTACCAAGCCCTAATGCGAGGCAGATATACCTTCTGCCGGTAACGGCGAACTTTTCTGGTAATGTATGATAAACACGTTGGAAATTTTGCAATCTGTTTCCGTGACTGCTGTTTGGTTCCAAACAGTCGTAGGAAATAGTTGCTAAACTCTTACCCCTTCTGCCGGTTATTAATGCCTTGTGTACTCATCTGAACATTGTTTTCATGCTTATCTCTTATGAGTCATTCCCCGTGAAGGGTTGGCAAAGTACACGCAAATCAAAGTTGATACGGCAGAGCCTTACCTAAACAAGCAGGTGGGTAGTCGCTTAACCGCCAGATTAATAATCCTGGCTAATCCACGACCGTtgagaaaaattttcaccCTCAACCCCCTCAAGTATTTAAGTCCAGGAATTTCCCAACCTATGgaagttttcttcttttttttcttcataagaacaacaacaaccaattttcaattttcaattttattCCCTTTATTTTTTCCCATTGTAACCGATAGTAAGATAGGAAAGATGTGTTTATAATTGTTTTTAACCCCCCAAAGTTTGAAAGTAAATTGATTAAAGAGTATAAATATTAAGTATTTATTATTTACTTCTACCCTCCAAAGTTGTTGTTAAAGTTATTTCCAAGATGATGCTAAAATGAGTTAAATTATCCCATTGTATGTCTTTTAAAGATTATTAATTGTTAGAGTTATTTTATTATCCCCAAAATTATCCTAAGTTTTTTACACAAAAAAATGTCCAAGATGTTCCTGCCAGTTATTTTGAATGATACTTTTATTGGTTCTAATCCAGTAGAAGGCTCAAACGAAAAGGAAATGAACAAAGTTCCTAAGTTAGCCACTGACGAATCTGCTCCCGGTCTTAGTGCCCCTGACAGTTCGTTAGCATTCCATTCAGAAGTATTGGACTCCGTATTTCTGAATGATGAAGCCGTTGATCACACTCCTATGTTTGACGAGCTTGATTTTATGTTAGAATCTTCTAACAAAGAGGATTGGGTTTCCTTGTTTGATGCcaacaatgaaattgataaCTCCTTTAACTTCACCAAGGTTGTGAGTGATGAGGATTTGTCAATTccatttgaaaaagaagtttcGGCTTCGCCAGACAAGGAATTTGTTGACCTTGGTAGATATGATCGCAAGAGAGCTTTCAGCCAGATGTTAACCCCATCCACTTCTTCTACGTTGTCTACTCCAAACTTAGATTTGCCCAGAAATGAGAAGCTTGATCACTTAGGTGTTGTTAAGTACAGTAAGAAGAGCAGGACTCAGCCATTAGGACCAGTCAAGGTTGGTTCTAATGATCCTGTTTTGATGAAGCGTGCTAAGAATACTGAAGCGGCGAGACGGTCTCGGGCGAGAAAGATGGAACGTATGTCACAGTTAGAAgagaaagttgaaggtTTGATTGATGAAAATTCCAATCTTAGCTCTGAGGTCTTGAGATTGAAAGAGTTATTGGATTTGCACGACATCAAATACTAAACAACAAATTCATAAAAAAAAATCATGTTTTTTAAATTGAATATATGTCAAAAACAATCAAGTTGTAGATTCGTAAAGGTTCTGTATTCAATTAACTATTTATTGTTATACTGGACTATTCTACTGTTTGGCGAAAGATAATTTCCCTCCAATTCTCTGCATATCATCGAGCGAGACATCATTCAAACAGCTAGCAGCaaattccttcttttcaaagtctaTGAACACAATTTTCTTATTCTTTATTACTCTTAATTCCAAGTATCCTTCAAAGCGATCGAACACCTCCAAAATTTGGTCTTTGCTGATGGTATCTTCGTTGTAGTCGTTTAAAATCAACATACTGCTTGGTGTGTTAAAGAACTTGTGCTTCTTGACTTGTATTCGACTGTCAATGGTGATCTGGTCAAGGAGTTCATACGAGTTTTGTTTGGCATGCGTTACACGGATACTTTTGTTGAGTAGTACGTGGTTGTTAAGTTTTCTGATGATGTTGTCAATATTCTCGTTTTTGAACGAGACAAATGCCTGGCCCTTTTTTCGGAGTGTTTTCTTCACGTGGATATC
Above is a window of Yamadazyma tenuis chromosome 1, complete sequence DNA encoding:
- a CDS encoding uncharacterized protein (EggNog:ENOG503P756; COG:S), with product MCGCLSDLCLIIISVLFPPLPVWIRRGVCSADSFINILLCILGYFPGLIHSWYIIAKYPPYTVHTQSKIYYIHNGDLEQGHGAGSEGHHHHHHHQHNTVINQEPSSSSQPNYGAVSDEVIASPPPYTELPKST
- a CDS encoding uncharacterized protein (EggNog:ENOG503PMWI; COG:S), with amino-acid sequence MSSISFNVRHEKDTKRVTITRNSAVGDLLQLACSKFGLASGELIYNKKMLDVSLPIKFTNLLNNGTLELKAKTLIQKTIVVKVVFPDNSAVIKKVSNTMKLADLVSESGITTPTNELSVGYLQKSVLASDNESKELHELIGDVENAVLRFGVLKDVSVEQRLVVERQLKLQQQRQEVKKQKLEEENDRKSESMRDLAVLESKKISDNQTVSEIESETQRDKPSESDDMEVDPQTRELELSVDPWNQAPEISVDTKVKSSTKKSVETTVTAPTSTDKASVSSTETAQDSDVVYKPTSVHIYENPDEDYEFTAAHARIYQNLVKYKNPKRKAQTKQKLEAIYKFRIKFPNSYILEVHLSNTCKFGELIKKIDTYVADDFKSNYILKLSYPPFKKYEISFALNGTPLAEIEEFDSQILLIFEPNIPGTSFLNGSVNEKEFSDMPEIQLEEHRHSLPEDDTSSKSKSSSGGKKTPKWLKLGK
- the GCN4 gene encoding General control protein (COG:K; EggNog:ENOG503P3HM), with translation MSKMFSPVILNDTFIGSNPVEGSNEKEMNKVPKLATDESAPGLSAPDSSLAFHSEVLDSVFSNDEAVDHTPMFDELDFMLESSNKEDWVSLFDANNEIDNSFNFTKVVSDEDLSIPFEKEVSASPDKEFVDLGRYDRKRAFSQMLTPSTSSTLSTPNLDLPRNEKLDHLGVVKYSKKSRTQPLGPVKVGSNDPVLMKRAKNTEAARRSRARKMERMSQLEEKVEGLIDENSNLSSEVLRLKELLDLHDIKY
- a CDS encoding uncharacterized protein (COG:A; EggNog:ENOG503NUQ3) — encoded protein: MSTIYINNLNEKVSANTLKRELQHLLKPYNVIDIHVKKTLRKKGQAFVSFKNENIDNIIRKLNNHVLLNKSIRVTHAKQNSYELLDQITIDSRIQVKKHKFFNTPSSMLILNDYNEDTISKDQILEVFDRFEGYLELRVIKNKKIVFIDFEKKEFAASCLNDVSLDDMQRIGGKLSFAKQ